The sequence below is a genomic window from Marmota flaviventris isolate mMarFla1 chromosome 9, mMarFla1.hap1, whole genome shotgun sequence.
TGGAGATCCAGCATGGGGGGCACTGGCCACTGGGGACAGCTGCCTGCCGCTTCTACTACTTCCTGTGGGGTGTGTCCTACTCCTCCGGCCTCTTTCTGCTGGCAGCCCTCAGCCTGGACCGCTGCCTGCTGGCACTGTGCCCGCGTTGGTACCCTGGGCGCCGCCCGGCCCGTCTGCCCCTGTGGGTCTGTGCTGGGGTCTGGGTGCTGGCCACACTCTTCAGTGGGCCCTGGCTGGTCTTCCCTGAGGCCACCGTCTGGTGGTACGACCTGGTCATTTGCCTGGACTTCTGGGACAGTGAGGAGCTGCCCCTGCGGATGCTCGAGATCCTGGGGGGCTTCCTGCCGTTCCTCCTGCTGCTGGTGTGCCACGCGCTCACCCAGGCCACCGCCTGCAGGACCTGCTGCCGCCACCAGCCCCGGCCCCCTGCCTGCCATGGCTTTGCCCGCGTGGCCAAGACCATTCTGTCAGCTTATGTGGTCCTACAGCTGCCCTACCAGGTGGCACAGCTGCTCTACCTGGCCTTCCTGTGGGACCTCTACCCCGGGTACCTGCTCTGGGAGGCCCTGGTCTACTCGGACTACCTGATCCTGCTCAACAGCTGTCTGAGCCCCTTCCTCTGCCTCGTGGCCAGTGCCGACCTCCGGGCCCTGCTGCACGCGGTGTTCTCCTCCTTTGCAGCCGCTCTCTGCGAGGAACAGCCAGGCAGCTTCACGccagctgagccccagccccaagtggGTTCTGAGGGCCCGACTCTGCCAGGGCCCATGGCTGCGGCCCAGCCACGACTGGATGCCGTGGCCCTGCCTCAGGTGAGCCCCACGGCCCAGACACGGTCGGATGCTGTGGCCCAGGAACAGCCAGTGGTTGAGGCTCATACCCCCGCCTCTGCTTCCAGCTTGGCCACCACCCGCTGTGATGAAGCCTCCCCTGGCCCATCCCCAGGGCCCACCTCGGGAGCCTCTGGGAACCCAGCCACACAGGCTGTCCCTGAGGGAGAGAGCCCTGGCAGTGCCCCGCCAGAGGAAGCCTCCAGCACAGGTCCCACGTGAGGGTCTAGGGAAGTCCAGGCCCTCCagggcagtggaagagccagagGGAGCCAGAGAACCAGCCATGGTGGACGCCATGAAGGACTCAACACTAAAAACTCCCTCCGAGTCCCTCGGGCCTAGAAGGAGGGGAAGTGAAACAAAGCATGTGAAAGTCCCAGAGAGTTCACTGTGAGTCCCCCACCCTGGGCACACCAAGCCCTTCCATGGTTGTTCCAACACATAGTCACCCAACAACCCCCTAGGCCACAGCTAATGGTGTGTGAATTGTTCTGTCCTCCAATACCTCTAGACACCTGTTTCCCCTGTGCCTTGTTCCTGCTGGAGGAAGATAACAGGGGGACTTCCCTGGGTCCAATCAGATCTCCCTTTCATCCTTCAC
It includes:
- the Gpr152 gene encoding probable G-protein coupled receptor 152 produces the protein MEANLDMTGRAPRTELDDEDYYPQGGWDTVFLVALLLLGLPANGLMAWLAGSQARHGAGTRLALLLLSLALSDFLFLAAAAFQILEIQHGGHWPLGTAACRFYYFLWGVSYSSGLFLLAALSLDRCLLALCPRWYPGRRPARLPLWVCAGVWVLATLFSGPWLVFPEATVWWYDLVICLDFWDSEELPLRMLEILGGFLPFLLLLVCHALTQATACRTCCRHQPRPPACHGFARVAKTILSAYVVLQLPYQVAQLLYLAFLWDLYPGYLLWEALVYSDYLILLNSCLSPFLCLVASADLRALLHAVFSSFAAALCEEQPGSFTPAEPQPQVGSEGPTLPGPMAAAQPRLDAVALPQVSPTAQTRSDAVAQEQPVVEAHTPASASSLATTRCDEASPGPSPGPTSGASGNPATQAVPEGESPGSAPPEEASSTGPT